The genomic DNA CCGCGCCCACGATAGAGGATCGGGCATGGCCCGAGTCCGTCGTCCGTTGCCCGGCAGCGCCCGGCTGCTCGTCTCTTTCGCGGCGACGGACGTCGCGATGATGCGGCGGGAGCTGTGTCTGGCACCGTCCTTCTTCGCCGCCGGGGTGGTGGAGGGTACGCGGCTCACCTTCCCCTTCTCGCTCGACGACATCGAAGAGCTGCAGGGGGCCGTGGCCGCCGAAGCCAACCATGCCACGAATCGGACGCTCCGGGACCGCCTCGACCGCATCTTCGAGCGCCTGCAGGAGGTTCTGAATACGTACGACGACGGGAACGACAGGTGACACTCCCGCGGGAACAAGAAAGCCTGTGCGTCTCCGCATCAGGCGTTGGGTGCGTCACCGGCTGAGGCCAGGTCTCTCCACGTCGGCGTCGGTCCAGTCCGCATCGCCGATCATGGCCCGCAGGGTCCCCTGGGGGAAGGTGTCGCCCGGATGGTGGTAGGCAATAACGACCCGGCGACCGTCCGGATGGCGGTAGATCCGGTGGCTTCCGGTCGTTCGCTTGCAGACAAAGCCGTCCTTCTCGAGAGCGCGGATCAGCTGCCGGGCGGTGATACCCCGGAGCGTCTCCCTCATGCGCTCACGACCACTGCCGGCGTATCCATCTCGGTGATCCCCCGCTCTGGGTCGACCGGAATCGGTTCGCCGGTTTCACGGAGATCGGCAACGTAGAGTTCGATGGCTTCCCGCGCGTTCGCCAGGGCCTCGGCTTCGGTGTTGCCCCAGGTGTGGCAACCCTTCAGGGCGGGACAGGAGGCGTGGAACGCCGGCCGTTGCCCGGCAGGGCGGAGATTCCGCGCCGGCGTCGGCGCCGCCCGCGACCCGGCCGGTCGCATTGACCGGGCAAACACATGAGATGTATATGATGAAGCTATGCGTTTCGTTGCCGACGCGGAGGCCGAGCATTGGCTGCTCGGCCTCCGCGGGCGTGTTTCGGAGCTCGATTGGGATGCTGGCAATCGCACCAAGAACCGGAAGCACGGCGTTGAGCCGGAAGACGTCAGCGCGTTGTTCCGCGGGGACGTGTACTTCGCTGGCCGCATCGTCGAACCCGCGCACGCCGAGTTGCGGTGGCTCGTGCTCGGCGCGGATGGCAGTGGCCGGCCCCTCGCGGTGATCTTCACGCGCCGGGGCGATCGGGTGCGCCCGATCAGCTGCCGGCCCATGCGTCGCAAGGAGAAGTCGCTCTATGAAGCCGCGATCCGCAAAGAAGGCTGACGCTGCGGGCGTCGATGCGCAGATCC from Candidatus Binatia bacterium includes the following:
- a CDS encoding BrnT family toxin, producing the protein MRFVADAEAEHWLLGLRGRVSELDWDAGNRTKNRKHGVEPEDVSALFRGDVYFAGRIVEPAHAELRWLVLGADGSGRPLAVIFTRRGDRVRPISCRPMRRKEKSLYEAAIRKEG
- a CDS encoding type II toxin-antitoxin system HicA family toxin, with product MRETLRGITARQLIRALEKDGFVCKRTTGSHRIYRHPDGRRVVIAYHHPGDTFPQGTLRAMIGDADWTDADVERPGLSR
- a CDS encoding type II toxin-antitoxin system HicB family antitoxin, whose product is MRPAGSRAAPTPARNLRPAGQRPAFHASCPALKGCHTWGNTEAEALANAREAIELYVADLRETGEPIPVDPERGITEMDTPAVVVSA